From Saccopteryx leptura isolate mSacLep1 chromosome 3, mSacLep1_pri_phased_curated, whole genome shotgun sequence, one genomic window encodes:
- the LOC136399314 gene encoding LOW QUALITY PROTEIN: ubiquilin-1-like (The sequence of the model RefSeq protein was modified relative to this genomic sequence to represent the inferred CDS: inserted 2 bases in 1 codon), with amino-acid sequence MAENGESGGPPSSQESAAAAEGAGGSAAAASAEPKIMKVTVKTPKEKEEFAVPENSSVQXRSQDHSAQQTNTSGSNVTTTSASNSNSTSGSATSNAFGLGGLGGLAGLSSLGLNTINFSELQSQMQRQLMSNPEMMVQIMENPFVQSMLSNPDLMRQLIMTNPQMQQLIQRNPEISHMLNNPDIMRQTLELARNPAMMQEMMRNQDRALSNLESIPGGYNALRRMYTDIQEPMLSAAQEQFGGNPFASLVSNASSGEGNQPSRTENRGPLPNPWAPQTSQNSSASSGTTNTVGGTGSSTASGTAGQTSAAQSGGPGVGASMFNTPGMQSLLQQITENPQLMQNMLSAPYMRSMMQSLSQNPDLAAQMMLNNPLFAGNPQLQEQMRQQLPTFLQQMQNPDTLSAMSNPRAMQALLQIQQGLQTLAMEAPGLIPGFNPGLGALGSTGGSSGTNGSSSAPSENPSPTAGTTEPGHQQFIQQMLQALVGVNPQLQNPEVRFQQQLEQLSAMGFLNREANLQALIATGGDINAAIERLLGSQPS; translated from the exons atggCCGAGAATGGTGAAAGCGGTGGCCCTCCGAGCTCTCAGGAGAGCGCCGCGGCGGCCGAAGGTGCCGGCGGCTCCGCGGCCGCTGCCTCCGCGGAGCCTAAGATCATGAAAGTCACTGTGAAGACCCcgaaggagaaagaggagttcGCCGTGCCCGAGAACAGCTCCGTTCA CAGGTCTCAGGATCATTCAGCCCAGCAAACAAATACCAGTGGAAGCAACGTTACGACCACTTCAGCTTCTAATAGTAACTCCACATCTGGTTCTGCCACTAGCAACGCTTTTGGTTTAGGTGGCCTTGGAGGACTTGCAGGTCTGAGTAGCTTGGGTTTGAATACTATCAACTTCTCTGAACTACAAAGCCAGATGCAGCGGCAACTTATGTCCAATCCTGAAATGATGGTCCAAATCATGGAGAATCCCTTTGTCCAGAGCATGCTTTCAAATCCTGACCTGATGAGGCAGTTAATTATGACCAATCCACAAATGCAGCAGTTGATACAGAGAAATCCAGAAATTAGTCATATGCTGAATAATCCAGATATTATGAGACAAAC attGGAACTTGCCAGGAATCCAGCAATGATGCAGGAAATGATGAGAAACCAGGACCGAGCCTTGAGTAACCTGGAAAGCATTCCAGGGGGATACAATGCTTTACGGCGTATGTACACAGATATTCAGGAACCAATGCTGAGTGCTGCACAAGAGCAGTTTGGTGGCAATCCATTTGCTTCCTTAGTAAGCAATGCATCCTCAGGTGAAGGTAATCAGCCTTCCCGTACAGAAAATAGAGGTCCATTACCTAATCCATGGGCTCCACAGACTTCCCAGAATTCATCAGCTTCCAGTGGCACCACCAACACTGTGGGGGGAACAGGTAGTAGTACTGCCAGTGGCACTGCTGGGCAGACTTCTGCTGCACAAAGTGGGGGGCCTGGAGTAGGAGCTAGTATGTTCAACACACCAGGAATGCAGAGCTTGTTGCAACAAATAACTGAAAACCCACAACTTATGCAAAACATGTTGTCCGCCCCCTACATGCGAAGCATGATGCAGTCACTAAGCCAGAACCCTGACCTTGCTGCGCAGATGATGCTGAATAACCCCCTATTTGCTGGAAATCCTCAGCTTCAAGAACAAATGAGACAACAGCTCCCAACTTTCCTCCAACAAATGCAGAATCCTGATACATTATCCGCGATGTCAAACCCTAGAGCAATGCAGGCCTTGTTGCAGATTCAGCAGGGTTTACAGACATTAGCAATGGAAGCCCCCGGCCTCATTCCAGGGTTTAATCCTGGCTTAGGGGCATTGGGAAGCACTGGAGGCTCTTCAGGAACCAATGGCTCTAGCTCTGCCCCTAGTGAAAACCCAAGTCCCACTGCAGGAACCACGGAACCTGGACACCAGCAGTTTATCCAACAAATGCTGCAGGCTCTTGTTGGAGTGAATCCTCAGCTACAGAATCCAGAAGTCAGATTTCAGCAACAACTGGAACAACTCAGTGCAATGGGATTTTTGAACCGCGAAGCAAACTTGCAAGCGCTGATAGCAACAGGAGGTGATATCAACGCAGCTATTGAAAGGTTACTGGGCTCCCAGCCATCATAG
- the RPS9 gene encoding small ribosomal subunit protein uS4, with translation MPVARSWVCRKTYVTPRRPFEKSRLDQELKLIGEYGLRNKREVWRVKFTLAKIRKAARELLTLDEKDPRRLFEGNALLRRLVRIGVLDEGKMKLDYILGLKIEDFLERRLQTQVFKLGLAKSIHHARVLIRQRHIRVRKQVVNIPSFIVRLDSQKHIDFSLRSPYGGGRPGRVKRKNAKKGQGGAGAGDDEEED, from the exons ATGCCGGTGGCGCGGAGCTGGGTTTGTCGCAAAACCTACGTGACCCCGCGGAGACCCTTTGAGAAATCCCGCCTTGACCAAGAGCTGAAGCTGATCG gagAGTATGGGCTCCGGAACAAACGTGAGGTGTGGAGGGTCAAATTTACCCTGGCCAAGATCCGCAAGGCTGCCCGGGAGCTGCTGACACTGGACGAGAAAGACCCACGGCGTCTGTTTGAAG GCAACGCCCTGCTGCGGCGCCTCGTCCGCATCGGGGTTCTGGATGAGGGCAAGATGAAGCTGGATTACATCCTGGGCCTGAAGATCGAGGATTTCTTGGAGAGGCGCCTGCAGACCCAGGTCTTCAAACTGGGCCTGGCCAAGTCAATCCACCACGCGCGGGTGCTGATCCGCCAGCGCCACATCAG GGTCCGCAAGCAGGTGGTGAACATCCCGTCCTTCATTGTCCGTCTGGACTCGCAGAAGCACATCGACTTCTCTCTCCGCTCTCCATATGGGGGTGGCCGCCCTGGCCGGGTGAAGAGGAAGAACGCCAAGAAGGGCCAGGGTGGGGCTGGAGCTGGTGATGACGAGGAGGAGGATTAG